One segment of Balneolaceae bacterium DNA contains the following:
- the uvrA gene encoding excinuclease ABC subunit UvrA gives MREHIVIRGAREHNLKNIDVDIPREKLVVVTGISGSGKSSLAFDTIYAEGQRRFLESLSAYARQFLGMMERPDVDFIDGLSPVISIDQKTTNRNPRSTVGTVTEIYDFLRLLYARIGVPYSWKTGNKMAKQTADQVVASIMDLPEGTKAYCLAPVVRGRKGHYRELFEQTMKQGFIKVRVDGEFMDLEEDMKADRYKTHDIEVVVDRFVINPKSEKRIAESVRLALEMADGNVIVCVPEGDPSEGEYTDHLFSQNLFDPESGLAYEDPAPNIFSFNSPYGACPMCDGLGYMNDVDPDLVIPNREQSIAEGALRFLGEPRDIFAFKQLRAVLDTFDLDFETPIKNFSEKALEVLFEGGGEKKYDVSYDFRDDNVTYKHEFKGLRQIIRDQYEESSSSKQRDKAKAFMARVTCESCGGGRLNREALSYRIDGYTIDELVQLDIRSLRGAVNSMELTERQQKIGSQVLKEVRDRVDFLLNVGLDYLTLDREAQTLSGGEAQRIRLATQIGTQLVGVLYILDEPSIGLHQRDNIKLIRSLETLRDLGNSVIVVEHDRETIEHADYVLDMGPGAGEHGGEVVTEGAPGELDPDSMTRKFLTDRERIPWPDSRREGNGMTVELCGARGHNLKSMDLSLPLGTFICVTGVSGSGKSSVINQTLEPILSGYFYNSKSVPLPYDTVEGLDNLDKVISVDQSPIGRTPRSNPGTYTKVFDHIRSLFAELPESKIRGYDQGRFSFNVKGGRCEACNGDGMRKIEMNFLPDVYVTCETCNGRRYNRETLEIYYKGKNIADVLDMSAAEALDFFDSVPAINRILQTLCDVGLGYLRLGQSSTTLSGGEAQRIKLARELAKVGTGDTLYIMDEPTTGLHFQDVRMLVDVVQQLVEKGNTVIVIEHNLDLIKAADWIVDLGPEGGHEGGEIIAEGTPEQVSEAEVSYTGQYLREEFEREAHSRATA, from the coding sequence TTGCGGGAACATATTGTCATTCGCGGCGCGCGTGAGCACAATCTCAAAAACATTGACGTGGACATTCCCCGGGAGAAGCTGGTGGTGGTCACCGGCATTTCGGGATCGGGCAAATCCTCACTCGCCTTCGACACCATCTACGCCGAGGGGCAGCGGCGCTTCCTGGAGTCTCTCTCCGCCTACGCCCGGCAGTTCCTGGGCATGATGGAGCGGCCCGACGTCGATTTTATCGACGGCCTCTCACCGGTTATTTCCATCGATCAGAAGACCACCAACCGTAACCCGCGCTCTACCGTGGGCACCGTCACCGAGATCTACGACTTTCTGCGCCTGCTCTATGCACGGATCGGCGTGCCCTACTCCTGGAAGACGGGCAATAAAATGGCCAAACAGACCGCCGACCAGGTGGTGGCCTCCATTATGGACCTGCCCGAGGGCACCAAAGCCTATTGCCTGGCCCCGGTGGTGCGGGGCCGCAAGGGCCACTACCGCGAGCTCTTCGAGCAGACTATGAAGCAGGGTTTCATCAAGGTGCGCGTGGACGGGGAGTTCATGGACCTGGAAGAGGACATGAAGGCCGACCGCTACAAGACCCATGATATCGAGGTGGTGGTCGACCGCTTCGTGATCAACCCCAAGAGTGAGAAGCGCATCGCCGAAAGCGTGCGCCTGGCCCTGGAGATGGCCGACGGCAACGTAATCGTCTGCGTACCGGAGGGCGACCCCTCCGAGGGCGAGTATACCGACCACCTTTTCTCACAGAACTTATTCGACCCGGAGAGCGGGCTGGCCTACGAGGACCCTGCCCCCAATATCTTCTCCTTCAACTCCCCCTACGGGGCCTGTCCGATGTGTGACGGACTGGGTTACATGAACGACGTGGACCCCGACCTTGTAATCCCCAACCGCGAGCAGAGCATCGCCGAGGGGGCCCTCCGCTTCCTGGGTGAGCCGCGCGACATCTTTGCCTTCAAGCAGCTCAGGGCGGTGCTTGATACCTTCGACCTCGATTTTGAAACCCCGATAAAGAATTTTTCCGAGAAGGCTCTGGAGGTGCTCTTCGAGGGGGGAGGAGAGAAGAAGTACGACGTAAGCTACGACTTCCGTGACGACAACGTCACCTACAAGCACGAATTCAAGGGGCTGCGGCAGATTATCCGCGACCAGTACGAGGAGAGCTCGTCCTCCAAGCAGCGCGACAAGGCCAAGGCCTTCATGGCACGGGTCACCTGCGAGTCCTGCGGGGGCGGCCGACTCAACCGTGAGGCGCTCTCCTACCGCATCGACGGGTATACCATCGACGAGTTGGTGCAGTTGGACATCCGCAGCCTCCGCGGCGCGGTCAACAGCATGGAGCTCACCGAACGCCAGCAGAAGATCGGCAGCCAGGTGCTCAAGGAGGTGCGCGACCGGGTGGATTTTCTTCTGAATGTGGGACTCGATTATCTTACGCTGGACCGCGAGGCGCAGACCCTCAGCGGGGGTGAGGCGCAGCGCATCCGGCTGGCCACCCAGATCGGCACGCAGCTGGTAGGAGTGCTCTACATCCTGGACGAGCCCAGTATCGGGCTGCACCAGCGCGACAACATCAAGCTCATCCGCTCCCTGGAAACTCTCCGCGATCTGGGCAACAGCGTGATTGTGGTGGAACATGACCGCGAGACCATCGAGCACGCCGACTACGTGCTTGACATGGGGCCCGGCGCCGGCGAGCACGGGGGCGAGGTGGTGACCGAGGGGGCGCCCGGCGAGCTGGACCCCGATTCGATGACACGAAAGTTCCTGACCGACCGCGAGCGCATTCCCTGGCCCGACTCCCGACGTGAGGGCAACGGCATGACCGTGGAGTTGTGCGGGGCCAGGGGACACAACCTGAAGTCCATGGACCTGTCACTGCCCCTGGGCACCTTCATCTGCGTAACCGGGGTGAGTGGCAGCGGCAAGAGCTCCGTCATCAACCAGACCCTGGAGCCCATTCTCAGCGGTTACTTTTACAATTCAAAGTCGGTGCCGCTGCCCTACGACACCGTGGAGGGACTGGACAACCTGGACAAGGTGATTTCGGTAGACCAGAGTCCCATAGGTCGCACCCCGCGCTCCAACCCGGGCACCTATACCAAGGTGTTCGACCACATCCGCTCCCTCTTCGCCGAGTTGCCCGAGTCGAAGATCCGGGGCTACGACCAGGGCCGCTTCTCCTTCAACGTGAAGGGAGGACGCTGCGAGGCGTGCAACGGCGACGGCATGCGCAAAATCGAGATGAATTTCCTGCCCGACGTCTACGTAACCTGCGAAACCTGCAACGGCCGCCGCTACAACCGCGAGACCCTGGAGATCTACTACAAGGGCAAAAACATTGCCGACGTGCTGGACATGTCGGCCGCCGAGGCGCTGGATTTCTTTGACTCGGTGCCCGCCATCAACCGCATCCTGCAGACCCTGTGTGACGTGGGACTGGGTTACCTGCGGCTGGGACAGTCGTCGACTACCCTATCCGGGGGCGAGGCGCAGCGCATCAAGCTGGCCCGTGAGCTGGCCAAGGTAGGCACCGGCGATACGTTGTATATCATGGACGAGCCCACAACCGGCCTGCACTTCCAGGACGTGCGTATGCTGGTGGACGTGGTCCAGCAGCTGGTGGAGAAGGGCAACACCGTGATCGTGATCGAGCACAACCTCGATCTGATCAAGGCGGCGGACTGGATCGTCGATCTCGGCCCGGAAGGCGGTCACGAGGGAGGGGAGATCATCGCCGAGGGCACCCCCGAGCAGGTGTCCGAAGCAGAGGTCAGTTACACCGGACAGTACCTGCGCGAGGAATTTGAGCGGGAGGCGCACAGCAGGGCCACCGCCTGA
- a CDS encoding 3-deoxy-7-phosphoheptulonate synthase class II, whose product MFNEKSVSPEIANPKDWTPVSWKDFPVKQLPDYPDREEIEQVYEELRSYPPLITSWEVEALKKKLADVAAGNGFLLQGGDCAESFADCKAPKIVNLLKVLLQMSFILIHEMGTPVVRVGRIAGQYAKPRSSDFEEVDGKKIPSYRGDLINRIAPSAEARRPDPRRLLEGYNKAALTLNFLRGLSDEGFADLHHPEYWELDFMKQNRYYKEYEAMVNSIQKAVNFMETITPNEFSTLQKINVYTSHEGLHLWYDAAQTRRVPRREGWYNLSSHLVWLGNRTRDIDGAHVEYLRGIRNPIGIKMGPDFDMEETLALIEKLNPVHEAGKIVLITRFGEEKVGDRLPELIGALKKEGMPVVWSCDPMHGNTFATDDNIKTRNFDDILSEIQQTFAIHREQGSYLGGVHLELTGDNVTECVGGAEGLHEGELHRNYESYCDPRLNYQQSLEMAFLIAKEWNQSYE is encoded by the coding sequence ATGTTTAATGAGAAAAGCGTGTCTCCCGAAATCGCCAACCCGAAGGACTGGACGCCTGTTTCGTGGAAGGATTTCCCGGTCAAACAGCTTCCTGACTATCCCGACCGGGAAGAAATCGAGCAGGTCTACGAGGAGCTGCGCAGCTACCCGCCCCTGATCACCTCCTGGGAGGTGGAGGCTCTCAAGAAAAAACTGGCTGACGTGGCCGCCGGCAACGGTTTCCTACTGCAGGGGGGCGACTGCGCCGAGAGTTTCGCCGACTGCAAGGCACCCAAAATCGTAAATCTGCTGAAGGTGCTGCTGCAAATGAGCTTTATTCTCATCCACGAGATGGGCACGCCGGTGGTGCGCGTGGGCCGCATCGCGGGACAGTACGCCAAGCCCCGCTCCAGCGACTTTGAGGAGGTGGACGGCAAAAAGATTCCCAGCTACCGCGGCGACCTCATCAACCGCATCGCACCCTCCGCAGAGGCGCGCCGGCCCGATCCCCGACGCCTGCTGGAGGGCTACAACAAGGCGGCCCTCACGCTTAACTTTCTGCGGGGGCTCTCCGACGAGGGCTTCGCCGACCTCCACCATCCCGAGTACTGGGAGCTCGATTTCATGAAGCAGAACCGCTATTACAAGGAATACGAGGCGATGGTCAACTCCATCCAGAAGGCGGTGAACTTCATGGAAACCATCACGCCCAATGAGTTCAGCACCCTGCAGAAAATCAACGTCTATACTTCGCACGAGGGTCTCCATCTCTGGTACGACGCCGCGCAGACCCGTCGGGTGCCCCGTCGCGAAGGCTGGTACAACCTGAGCTCCCACCTGGTCTGGCTGGGCAACCGCACCCGTGATATTGACGGGGCCCATGTGGAGTACCTGCGCGGCATCCGCAACCCCATCGGCATCAAGATGGGACCGGATTTCGACATGGAGGAAACCCTGGCGCTCATCGAGAAACTGAACCCCGTGCACGAGGCAGGCAAGATCGTGCTGATCACCCGCTTCGGAGAAGAGAAGGTGGGCGACCGTCTGCCCGAACTCATCGGCGCCCTCAAGAAGGAGGGCATGCCCGTGGTCTGGAGCTGTGATCCCATGCACGGCAACACCTTTGCCACCGACGACAACATCAAGACGCGGAACTTCGACGACATCCTCAGCGAGATTCAGCAGACCTTCGCCATCCACCGCGAGCAGGGCAGCTACCTGGGCGGGGTGCACCTGGAACTGACGGGCGACAACGTCACCGAGTGCGTAGGAGGTGCTGAAGGCCTCCACGAAGGCGAACTGCACCGCAACTACGAGAGCTACTGCGACCCGCGCCTCAACTACCAGCAGAGCCTCGAGATGGCCTTTCTCATCGCCAAGGAGTGGAACCAGAGTTACGAGTAA
- a CDS encoding Hsp20/alpha crystallin family protein: MTLIRYNRPSSDVMSRNFSDLMDEFFNDVVQNRRSSFTPGIDISETQEQFLISAELPGMSKNDINISLENGRLSISGERKFEREEDGKTYHRVETRYGSFNRSFQLPDNVDEESINASYSDGLLNISIDKQEDKVKKQIEIN, translated from the coding sequence ATGACACTTATACGATATAATCGACCCTCTTCCGACGTGATGTCCCGGAACTTTTCCGACCTGATGGACGAGTTTTTCAACGACGTCGTCCAAAATCGCCGCAGCTCCTTTACGCCCGGCATCGACATCTCCGAGACCCAGGAGCAGTTCCTGATCTCGGCCGAACTGCCCGGCATGAGCAAGAACGACATCAACATCAGCCTGGAAAACGGCCGCCTCTCCATCAGCGGCGAACGCAAGTTCGAACGCGAGGAGGACGGCAAAACCTACCACCGGGTGGAAACCCGCTACGGATCCTTCAACCGTTCTTTCCAGCTGCCCGACAACGTAGACGAGGAGAGCATCAACGCCTCCTACTCCGACGGGCTGCTGAACATCAGCATCGACAAGCAGGAAGACAAGGTCAAAAAACAGATCGAAATCAACTGA
- a CDS encoding Do family serine endopeptidase, which produces MMHTLKKSHIFTALLAVLLVGFYTFEFSSGEASLIQMPDFVSNTDISPASQKPVGTLADFNDAIVDVATKTRQAVVSIEVTQTVERPQTPMSRFFDIPENYQRQGLGSGVIVSQDGYILTNNHVVAGASSLKVHMQDGSVHEGEIIGRDPRTDIAVVKIDAQNLTALAFGDSEQARVGEMVLAIGSPLNQNLAQSVSMGIISAKERSIGILRETGGYENFIQTDAAINPGNSGGALVNMDGELIGVNSAIASASGGGNDGIGFAVPSNLARYIMESLIEHGEVRRGYLGIQQGGQVDATMARALGLERAQGVIVGSVEEGTPAEEAGLQEGDVVISLNDNPVRDWMSFRSAIGTSQPGDTVILIVNRDGEEMEVEVTLGELPDELQAENMRDQQQQPNSQQQMQQELGFGVDQLTARIAQQLNLPQGTEGVLVSAVRQNGQAAQQGLQRGDVITRVNSQAVTSTSELQEVFRSLQDEGTGYARLRVLRPVQGGSPTVQFIALEL; this is translated from the coding sequence ATGATGCATACTCTTAAGAAGTCGCACATTTTTACCGCCCTGCTGGCCGTCTTGCTGGTGGGCTTCTACACTTTTGAATTCTCTTCCGGCGAGGCTTCCCTGATACAGATGCCGGACTTTGTTTCCAACACCGACATCTCCCCGGCCAGCCAGAAGCCGGTGGGCACCCTGGCCGATTTCAACGACGCCATCGTGGATGTGGCCACCAAGACCCGCCAGGCCGTGGTTTCCATCGAGGTCACCCAGACGGTAGAACGTCCCCAGACGCCCATGTCCCGCTTCTTTGACATCCCTGAGAATTATCAGCGGCAGGGACTCGGATCGGGTGTGATTGTCTCGCAGGACGGCTACATCCTGACGAACAACCACGTGGTGGCCGGAGCCAGCTCACTGAAAGTGCACATGCAGGACGGCAGCGTGCACGAAGGTGAAATCATCGGGCGCGACCCGCGCACCGATATCGCGGTGGTTAAGATCGATGCGCAAAACCTTACGGCCCTCGCCTTCGGCGACAGCGAACAGGCCCGCGTCGGCGAGATGGTGCTGGCCATCGGGAGTCCCCTGAACCAGAACCTGGCGCAGTCGGTCTCCATGGGCATCATCTCCGCCAAGGAACGTTCCATCGGCATACTGCGGGAGACCGGCGGCTATGAGAACTTCATCCAGACCGACGCCGCCATCAACCCGGGCAATTCCGGGGGCGCGCTGGTCAATATGGACGGCGAGCTCATAGGCGTGAATTCCGCCATCGCCTCAGCCTCGGGCGGAGGCAATGACGGCATCGGATTCGCCGTACCCTCCAACCTGGCCAGGTATATTATGGAATCGCTCATCGAACACGGTGAAGTACGCCGCGGATACCTGGGCATCCAGCAGGGAGGCCAGGTGGACGCCACCATGGCCCGTGCGCTGGGACTCGAGCGCGCCCAGGGCGTGATCGTGGGCTCGGTCGAAGAGGGAACGCCCGCCGAAGAAGCCGGCCTCCAGGAAGGCGATGTAGTCATCTCTCTTAACGATAACCCGGTGCGCGACTGGATGAGTTTCCGTTCGGCCATCGGCACCTCCCAGCCCGGCGACACTGTCATCCTGATCGTCAACCGCGACGGCGAGGAAATGGAGGTGGAGGTAACCCTCGGCGAGCTGCCTGATGAGCTGCAGGCTGAAAACATGCGCGACCAGCAACAGCAGCCCAACTCCCAGCAGCAGATGCAGCAGGAACTGGGCTTCGGCGTGGACCAGCTGACGGCGCGCATCGCCCAGCAGCTCAACCTGCCCCAGGGTACCGAAGGCGTGCTGGTCTCCGCAGTGCGCCAGAACGGACAAGCCGCCCAGCAGGGCCTGCAGCGAGGCGACGTGATCACACGCGTCAACAGCCAGGCCGTTACCAGTACTTCCGAGCTGCAGGAGGTCTTCCGCTCCCTGCAGGACGAGGGTACGGGATACGCACGCCTGCGCGTACTGCGACCCGTACAGGGAGGCAGCCCCACCGTGCAGTTCATCGCACTGGAACTCTGA
- a CDS encoding J domain-containing protein yields the protein MEYKNYYDILGVGRNASQDEIKKAYRKKAAKYHPDKNPDDPSAEDRFKEVGEAYEVLKDPEKRKLYDRVGKDWKKYQRAGGSSDGFDWSQYAGRGGRGGAGGYGGGQQSYRVNFDVDDLFGGRGGRQGAGGGGFSSFFETLFGGAGSFGGAQQQAQRGPGAGAQARRQTDTGKDINVEVTIPLKQASQGTTRTVRVGDEKMKIKIPAGIADGKRLKLKGKGGNTRAGGPRGDLFLKVNVDMPEEYQRKGDDLYLDHPVDLYTAVLGGKTDVSTLDGNVRLSIPAGTSSGRLFRMKDMGMPNFNRPSKKGDLFVRVQIRTPEDLSEEEKKLFQQLSDLQEQ from the coding sequence ATGGAGTACAAAAACTATTACGACATACTGGGCGTAGGCAGAAACGCCTCGCAGGACGAGATCAAGAAAGCGTACCGCAAGAAGGCGGCCAAGTACCACCCCGACAAGAATCCCGACGATCCCTCCGCCGAGGACCGGTTCAAGGAGGTGGGCGAGGCCTACGAAGTGCTGAAAGATCCCGAAAAGCGCAAACTCTATGACCGCGTAGGCAAGGACTGGAAGAAGTACCAGCGGGCCGGCGGATCATCCGACGGCTTCGACTGGTCGCAGTATGCCGGCCGCGGCGGCCGGGGCGGAGCCGGTGGCTACGGCGGTGGGCAGCAGTCCTATCGCGTGAACTTTGACGTGGACGACCTGTTCGGCGGCAGAGGAGGCCGCCAGGGCGCAGGAGGAGGTGGATTTTCCAGCTTCTTCGAGACTCTTTTCGGAGGAGCCGGCTCTTTTGGCGGGGCCCAGCAGCAGGCGCAGCGCGGACCCGGAGCAGGCGCACAGGCCAGGCGCCAGACCGATACCGGAAAAGACATCAACGTGGAGGTGACCATCCCGCTGAAGCAGGCCTCACAGGGCACCACCCGCACGGTACGCGTGGGAGACGAAAAGATGAAGATCAAAATTCCCGCCGGCATCGCTGACGGCAAGCGTCTGAAGCTCAAGGGGAAGGGCGGCAACACCCGCGCCGGCGGACCGCGGGGCGACCTCTTCCTGAAGGTGAACGTCGACATGCCGGAGGAGTACCAGCGCAAGGGCGACGATCTCTATCTGGACCATCCCGTCGACCTCTACACGGCGGTGCTCGGGGGCAAGACCGACGTCTCCACGCTGGACGGCAACGTGCGGCTGAGCATTCCAGCGGGCACTTCCAGCGGCAGGCTGTTCCGGATGAAGGACATGGGCATGCCCAACTTCAACAGACCCTCAAAAAAAGGCGACCTCTTTGTGCGGGTGCAAATCCGGACGCCGGAGGATCTCAGCGAGGAGGAAAAGAAACTTTTCCAACAGCTCTCCGACCTGCAGGAGCAGTAG
- a CDS encoding DUF2784 domain-containing protein produces MYVALDLFLILFHTGLILFNLAGWVWKRTRRLHLWSVGITMFSWLGMGWYYGWGYCLCTDWHWQVRRRLGDAELPHSYTAFLAEELTGWSPDPGLVDFWTVALFAAAVACSLWVNFRPRPMKRREGGE; encoded by the coding sequence ATGTATGTCGCACTCGACCTTTTTTTGATACTCTTTCATACCGGTCTCATCCTCTTCAACCTGGCCGGATGGGTCTGGAAGAGGACCCGCAGGCTGCACCTTTGGAGCGTGGGCATCACCATGTTTTCCTGGCTTGGGATGGGCTGGTACTACGGATGGGGCTATTGCCTGTGCACAGACTGGCACTGGCAGGTGCGTCGACGGCTGGGAGATGCCGAACTGCCCCACAGCTACACCGCCTTCCTGGCGGAAGAGCTTACCGGCTGGTCGCCTGATCCAGGCCTGGTCGATTTCTGGACGGTTGCCCTCTTCGCGGCGGCCGTCGCCTGCTCGCTTTGGGTGAACTTCAGGCCCCGGCCTATGAAAAGGAGGGAAGGGGGAGAATGA
- a CDS encoding S1/P1 nuclease: MKATPLLLAAAILLLPANEAPWGQTGHRVVGEVAADHLDRPARRAVNRVLGDTSLAIASTWMDEIKSDSAYNHTHDWHWVTIPEGMTYAQTEKNPNGDLVGTLERLITELKGGGLSVRQESEHLKMLIHLMGDLHQPLHVGTGEDQGGNQVKVEWFYEPTNLHRVWDTHMIDDSKLSYTELTRAVNHPSRQEIRSWQEGTVRDWAHEAMELRGEVYDLPADSSLGYRYDYENWDLLQRQLLKAGVRLAGVLNEIYG; the protein is encoded by the coding sequence ATGAAAGCCACCCCGCTGCTGCTAGCCGCCGCTATCCTGCTGCTGCCCGCCAACGAGGCCCCCTGGGGCCAGACCGGACACCGCGTCGTAGGCGAAGTCGCCGCCGACCACCTCGACCGCCCCGCCCGCAGGGCCGTGAACCGGGTGCTGGGGGACACCTCCCTGGCCATCGCCAGCACCTGGATGGACGAAATCAAGTCCGATTCGGCCTACAACCACACCCACGACTGGCACTGGGTGACCATCCCGGAGGGCATGACCTACGCGCAGACCGAAAAGAATCCCAACGGCGACCTGGTCGGCACCCTCGAGCGTCTCATTACCGAGCTTAAAGGGGGCGGGCTGAGCGTCCGGCAGGAATCTGAGCATCTTAAAATGCTCATTCATTTGATGGGCGATCTCCACCAACCCCTGCATGTGGGCACCGGCGAGGACCAGGGCGGCAACCAGGTGAAGGTGGAGTGGTTCTACGAGCCTACCAACCTGCATCGGGTGTGGGACACCCACATGATCGACGATTCCAAGCTGAGCTACACCGAGCTCACCCGCGCCGTAAACCATCCCTCACGGCAGGAGATTCGCAGCTGGCAGGAAGGCACGGTGCGTGACTGGGCCCATGAAGCCATGGAACTGCGGGGGGAGGTGTACGACCTGCCGGCTGACAGCAGCCTGGGCTACCGCTACGACTACGAGAACTGGGACCTCCTGCAGCGGCAGCTCCTCAAGGCCGGGGTACGCCTGGCCGGGGTGCTGAACGAAATCTACGGTTAG
- a CDS encoding macro domain-containing protein — translation MTEIELKGVTMQLRRGDIASQGDMEAVVNAANAQLRIGGGVAGAIHRAAGPGLAEETRSMAPINPGQAVISGAHKLSNDYVIHCLGPVYGRDEPSDKLLADCYRNALSQAEDHGIRSVAFPAISTGAFGYPMKAAARVALRTVLDEMPGLESVRMVRFVLWGEEALAVHEEALREVAGG, via the coding sequence ATGACAGAGATCGAGCTGAAGGGTGTAACGATGCAACTGAGGCGGGGCGACATCGCCTCCCAGGGCGATATGGAGGCGGTGGTCAATGCCGCCAACGCGCAGCTCCGCATCGGTGGAGGCGTGGCCGGGGCCATCCACCGCGCGGCCGGCCCGGGTCTTGCGGAGGAGACGCGTTCCATGGCGCCCATCAATCCTGGGCAGGCGGTGATTTCCGGAGCTCACAAGTTGTCCAACGACTACGTGATCCACTGCCTGGGACCGGTCTACGGGCGGGACGAACCATCCGATAAGCTGCTGGCCGACTGCTACCGCAACGCCCTCAGCCAGGCTGAAGACCACGGCATCAGGAGCGTGGCCTTCCCGGCCATCTCCACCGGCGCTTTCGGCTATCCCATGAAAGCGGCGGCCCGTGTGGCGCTGCGCACCGTACTGGATGAGATGCCCGGACTGGAGTCGGTGCGCATGGTCCGCTTTGTGCTGTGGGGCGAGGAAGCCCTGGCAGTGCATGAGGAGGCGCTGCGCGAGGTGGCCGGCGGCTAA